The Miscanthus floridulus cultivar M001 chromosome 7, ASM1932011v1, whole genome shotgun sequence genome includes a region encoding these proteins:
- the LOC136464085 gene encoding HMG1/2-like protein has translation MKGKADTSKKDEGRLRAGGGAGKRKKAAASGKPKRPPSAFFVFMSEFRQEYQAQHPGNKSVGAVSKAAGEKWRAMSEQEKQPYVDQAGQKKQDYEKTKANFDKKASTSSKKAKTEDDDGSKSEVDDEDDEENDGDE, from the exons ATGAAGGGCAAGGCCGACACCTCCAAGAAGGACGAGGGCAG GCTCCGGGCCGGCGGGGGCGCCGGGAAGCGCAAGAAGGCCGCCGCCAGCGGCAAGCCCAAGCGCCCGCCCTCCGCCTTCTTCGTCTTCAT GTCTGAATTCAGGCAGGAGTACCaggcgcagcaccctggcaacAAGAGCGTTGGGGCC GTGAGCAAGGCAGCAGGAGAAAAGTGGCGTGCTATGTCAGAGCAA GAGAAGCAACCATATGTGGACCAAGCTGGGCAGAAGAAGCAGGACTATGAGAAGACTAAGGCGAACTTTGATAAGAAG GCGAGCACAAGCTCAAAGAAGGCTAAGACTGAGGATGACGATGGCTCAAAGTCCGAGGTCGATGACGAGGATGACGAG GAAAATGATGGTGATGAGTAA